A single region of the Eleginops maclovinus isolate JMC-PN-2008 ecotype Puerto Natales chromosome 4, JC_Emac_rtc_rv5, whole genome shotgun sequence genome encodes:
- the selenbp1 gene encoding methanethiol oxidase, with the protein MAGCAGCGPGYSSPLDAMKGPREQIVYLPCIYCNTGILKPDYLATVDVDPKSPTYCQVIHRLPMPNLRDELHHSGWNACSSCFGDATKKRNRLILPSLISSRVYVVDVGTNPRVPQMHKMVEPVDLFWKCGLANPHTTHCLGSGQIMISCMGEPGGNGKGGFVLLDGETFEVIGNWEHPGEAAPFGYDFWYQPRHNVMISTEWGAPKALANGFNPDHVKAGLYGSSLHIWDWTSHKKLQTLDLGEDGAIPLEVRFLHDPDATEGYVGCALRGSVFRFYKTPRGDWAAEKVISVPSKKVEGWLLPEMPSLITDILISLDDRYIYFSNWLHGDIRQYDITDRRNPRLVGQVFLGGSIISDGPIRVLEDPESQPQPPPRYIQGRRVPGGPQMLQLSLDGRRLYVTTSLFSGWDKQFYPDMTKQGSVMMQVDVDSVEGGLSLNEDFLVDFGKEPDGPSLAHELRYPGGDCTSDIWL; encoded by the exons ATGG CCGGATGTGCAGGATGTGGACCGGGTTACAGCAGCCCGCTGGACGCCATGAAGG GTCCCCGGGAGCAGATTGTGTATCTCCCCTGTATTTACTGTAACACCGGCATCCTGAAACCAGATTACCTGGCCACCGTCGATGTGGACCCGAAGTCACCCACCTACTGTcag GTGATCCACCGGCTGCCAATGCCCAACCTTCGGGACGAGCTGCACCACTCGGGCTGGAAcgcctgcagcagctgcttcgGTGATGCCACTAAGAAGAGGAACCGGCTGATCCTGCCGTCGCTCATCTCCTCCAGGGTCTACGTGGTCGACGTCGGGACAAACCCCCGAGTGCCGCAGATGCACAAG ATGGTGGAGCCCGTGGATCTGTTCTGGAAGTGCGGTCTGGCCAACCCTCACACCACACACTGCCTGGGCAGCGGCCAGATCATGATCAGCTGTATGGGAGAACCAGGAGGCAACGGCAAGG GGGGCTTCGTGCTGCTGGACGGCGAGACGTTCGAGGTGATCGGGAACTGGGAGCACCCGGGGGAAGCAGCACCATTTGGATACGACTTCTGGTACCAGCCGCGACACAACGTGATGATCAGCACCGAGTGGGGGGCGCCCAAAGCTCTGGCCAATGGGTTCAACCCGGATCACGTGAAAGCGG GACTGTACGGCAGCTCGCTCCACATTTGGGACTGGACCAGCCACAAGAAGCTGCAGACGCTGGACCTCGGAGAGGACGGGGCGATTCCCCTGGAGGTCCGGTTCCTCCACGACCCCGACGCCACCGAGGGCTACGTGGGATGTGCTCTGAGGGGATCCGTCTTCAGGTTCTACAAAACACCA aGAGGAGACTGGGCTGCAGAGAAGGTGATCAGCGTTCCCAGCAAGAAGGTTGAGGGCTGGTTGCTGCCAGAGATGCcca gtctcATCACAGACATCCTGATCTCATTGGACGATCGTTACATCTACTTCTCTAATTGGCTCCACGGTGACATCAGACAGTATGACATCACAGACAGGAGGAACCCTCGATTAGTCGGCCAG GTGTTTCTGGGAGGAAGCATCATCAGTGATGGACCAATCAGAGTCCTGGAGGACCCGGAGAGCCAGCCCCAGCCCCCCCCGCGCTACATCCAGGGCCGGAGGGTCCCCGGGGGGCCACAGATGCTGCAGCTGAGTCTGGACGGGCGGAGGCTCTATGTCACCACGTCTCTGTTCAGCGGCTGGGACAAGCAGTTCTACCCCGACATGACCAA GCAGGGCTCCGTGATGATGCAGGTAGACGTGGACTCGGTAGAGGGGGGCCTCTCCCTGAACGAGGACTTCCTGGTAGACTTCGGGAAAGAGCCGGACGGCCCGTCGCTGGCCCACGAGCTGCGATACCCCGGGGGGGATTGCACCTCCGACATCTGGCTGTAG